In one window of Juglans regia cultivar Chandler chromosome 3, Walnut 2.0, whole genome shotgun sequence DNA:
- the LOC109008134 gene encoding transcription elongation factor SPT6 homolog isoform X1 yields MGKAVVSDEEDEVEVEEEDERDPVHRDAARDVDEDEEDEDDEEGQDEYEKDGFIVDDVDEEEEQDEEEREDSDEERQKKKKRKKKENYTLDEDDYELLEDNNITIPRWKQSKKFKRLKKAQGVSEEEPSGFSDEEEIFGSGKSGRTAEEKLKRSLFGDDEAAPLEDVAEEEEQAEEEDGDIGEEDEMADFIVDEEDEHRAPPKGGRRLKKGGNRRALGISSSALQEAHEIFGDVDELLQLRKQGLDSSEWRERRLEDEFEPIVLSEKYMTEKDDQIRERDAPERMQISEESTGSPPLDEVSIDEESTWIYSQLASGTVPLYGKRGRGTPKDGWDLSINKDDIMRFLDLLHVQKLDIPFIAMYRKEECLSLLKDPEQPEADDDDNQDRSDRTPTLKWHKVLWAIQDLDRKWLLLQKRKSALQSYYNKRFEEESRRVYDETRLNLNQQLFESIMKSLKAAESEREVDDVDSKFNLHFPSGEIGVDEGQYKRPKRKSLYSICGKAGLWEVASKFGYSSEQFGLQLSLEKMRNDELEDPKETPEEMASNFTCAMFETPQAVLKGARHMAAVEISCEPCVRKHVRSNFMDHALVSTCPTHDGLAAIDPFHQCAGVKWLREKPLSAFDDAQWLLIQKAEEEKLLQVTIKMSEEDLNKLTSDFNEYYLSDGVSKSAQLWNEQRKLILQDALFGFLLPSMEKEARSLLTNRAKNWLLVEYGNVLWSKVSVGPYQRKETDSSSYDEASPRVMACCWGPGKPATTFVMLDSSGEVLDVLYTGSLTLRSQNVNDQQRKKNDQERVLKFMMDHQPHVVVLGAVNLSCTRLKEDIYEIIFKMVEENPRDLGREMDGLSIVYGDESLPRLYENSRISSDQLPGQPGIVKRAAALGRYLQNPLAMVATLCGPGREILSWKLSSLENFLAPDEKYGIIEQVMVDLTNQVGLDINLAIGHEWLFGPLQFISGIGPRKAASMQRSMVRAGATFTRKDFVTVHGLGKKVFVNAVGFLRVRRSGLAAASSQFIDLLDDTRIHPESYGLAQELAKDVYDEDIRGEANDDDDALEMAIEHVRERPSILRVLDVDAYAKSKNRENKKETFYDIKRELMQGFQDWRKQYEEPSQDEEFYMISGETEETLAEGRIVQATVRRVQAQKAICVLESGLTGMLMKEDYSDEWRESPDLSDRLHEGDILTCKIKSIQKNRYQVFLVARESEMQNNRHQYVRNFDPYYHEDRSQLQSEQEKARKEKELAKKLFKPRMIVHPRFQNITLDEAKEFLSDKDPGESIISPSRHGPSHLTLTLKVYDGVYAHKDIVEGGKEHKDITSLLRIGKTLKIGEDTFEDLDEVMDRYVDPLVSHLKGMLSYRKFRKGTKAEVDELLRIEKLEYPMRIVYCFGISHEHPGTFILTYIRSTNPHHEYVGLYPKGFKFRKRMFEDIDRLVAYFQRHVDDPQSAQSLRSVAARVPMRSPATGGSSGASMGSGWGGSTNEDNWRGQSYDRDRSSTPGSRTGRNDHRNGSGRDGHPSGVPRPYGGRGRGRGSFNSTRGNNSSNERQDSGYDAPKWDSATKDGEDGWGNFPGAKIQNSPGREAFPGGWGNGGSDRGGSSSSWGGDGASGSDNGGWGNGNGGGRGNWSGAGANDAAPDNRSSGWGTTPKRSSSQSQAGNGWSGSGGGSGSGGGGW; encoded by the exons ATGGGAAAAGCCGTAGTTTCCGACGAAGAAG ATGAGGTCGAGGTCGAAGAGGAGGACGAAAGGGATCCCGTACATAGAGACGCAGCCCGCGATGTAGACGAAGACGAAGAGGATGAAGACGACG AAGAAGGGCAAGATGAATATGAGAAGGATGGATTTATAGTGGATGAcgttgatgaagaagaggaacaagatgaagaagagaggGAAGACAGTGACGAGGAgaggcagaagaagaagaaaaggaagaaaaa agagaattATACACTCGATGAAGATGATTATGAACTCCTTGAGGACAATAATATCACCATTCCCCGTTGGAAG CAGAGCAAAAAGTTTAAGCGGCTGAAAAAAGCTCAGGGGGTTTCTGAGGAAGAGCCCTCTGGGTTCTCTGATGAGGAGGAAATTTTTGGAAGTGGTAAAAGTGGGCGGACTGCTGAGGAGAAGCTCAAGCGCAGTTTATTTGGCGACGATgaag CAGCTCCACTTGAGGACGTCGCTGAAGAGGAGGAACAAGCAGAAGAAGAGGATGGGGACATTGGTGAAGAGGATGAGATGGCAGATTTTATTGtggatgaagaagatgaacatAGAGCTCCTCCCAA AGGAGGCAGGCGGCTAAAGAAAGGAGGGAATAGAAGGGCACTGGGAATTTCCTCATCTGCTTTGCAGGAAGCTCATGAAATATTTGGTGATGTTGATGAACTCCTGCAGCTCCGTAAGCAAGGCTTAGATTCTAGTGAATGGAGGGAAAGGAGacttgaagatgaatttgaacCGATTGTTCTTTCTGAGAAGTATATGACAGAGAAGGATGACCAAATACGAGAGCGTGATGCCCCAGAGAGAATGCAG ATATCTGAGGAAAGTACGGGTTCACCTCCGTTAGATGAAGTTAGCATAGATGAAGAGAGCACCTGGATATACAGTCAACTCGCAAGTGGTACTGTACCTTTATATGGCAAGAGGGGCAGGGGGACACCTAAGGATGGGTGGGATCTTTCTATCAACAAGGATGACATCATGAGATTTTTGGACCTGCTGCATGTGCAGAAATTAGAT ATCCCCTTTATTGCTATGTATCGGAAGGAAGAGTGCCTAAGCCTATTGAAAGATCCTGAGCAACCTGaagctgatgatgatgataatcaGGATAGGAGTGATAGGACGCCCACGCTTAAGTGGCACAAG GTACTTTGGGCAATTCAAGACTTGGACAGAAAGTGGCTCCTACTTCAGAAGCGAAAGAGTGCCCTTCAGTCATACTATAATAAGCGGTTTGAGGAAGAATCTCGGCGTGTTTATGATGAAACAAGACTCAATTTAAATCAGCAACTTTTTGAATCAATCATGAAGTCACTCAAGGCGGCAGAGTCGGAAAGGGAGGTTGATGATGTTGATTCCAAGTTTAACTTGCATTTCCCGTCTGGCGAAATTGGTGTTGATGAAGGACAATACAAGAGGCCTAAGAGGAAATCCCTGTATAGCATTTGTGGGAAAGCTGGCCTATGGGAGGTTGCGAGCAAGTTTGGCTACAGTTCTGAGCAATTTGGATTGCAACTATCCTTAGAAAAGATG AGAAATGATGAGTTGGAGGATCCTAAGGAAACACCAGAGGAGATGGCATCAAACTTTACATGTGCCATGTTTGAGACACCTCAAGCTGTGCTTAAAGGGGCCAGGCACATG GCAGCTGTGGAAATCAGTTGTGAGCCATGCGTTAGGAAACATGTGCGTAGCAATTTTATGGATCATGCTCTGGTATCAACATGTCCAACACATGATGGCCTTGCGGCAATAGATCCTTTTCATCAGTGTGCTGGGGTAAAGTGGTTGCGGGAGAAGCCCTTGAGTGCATTTGATGATGCACAATGGCTCCTTATCCAGAAGGCTGAAGAGGAAAAGCTTCTTCAAGTTACTATTAAGATGTCAGAAGAAGACTTGAATAAGTTGACAAGTGACTTTAATGAGTACTATCTTAGTGATGGTGTTAGTAAATCTGCTCAACTGTGGAATGAGCAGAGAAAGTTGATATTGCAGGATGCACTTTTTGGGTTTCTTCTACCTTCGATGGAGAAAGAAGCAAGATCTTTGTTGACTAATAGAGCGAAAAATTGGTTACTTGTGGAGTATGGTAACGTTTTGTGGAGTAAAGTCTCAGTAGGGCCATATCAAAGGAAGGAAACTGATAGCAGTTCTTATGACGAAGCTTCCCCAAGAGTCATGGCTTGTTGTTGGGGTCCTGGAAAGCCGGCAACCACTTTTGTGATGTTAGATTCATCAGGGGAGGTGCTGGATGTGCTTTATACTGGATCCCTTACTTTGCGGTCCCAAAATGTTAATGACCAGCAGCGGAAGAAAAACGACCAGGAACGTGTATTAAAGTTCATGATGGATCATCAACCACATGTTGTTGTTTTAGGAGCTGTGAATTTGTCATGTACTCGCCTGAAGGAGGATATATATGAG ATTATTTTCAAGATGGTGGAGGAAAATCCCAGAGATCTTGGCCGTGAGATGGATGGGTTAAGCATTGTTTATGGTGATGAATCTCTACCTCGTCTATATGAAAACTCTCGGATTTCTTCTGATCAGCTACCTGGGCAACCAG GCATTGTTAAGCGAGCTGCTGCCCTTGGGCGATATTTACAAAATCCTTTGGCAATGGTTGCTACACTATGTGGACCAGGAAGGGAGATTTTATCATGGAAACTCAGTTCCCTAGAGAACTTTCTTGCCCCAGATGAGAAGTATGGAATTATTGAACAGGTTATGGTTGACTTAACAAACCAGGTGGGCCTTGACATTAATTTAGCCATTGGCCATGAATGGTTATTTGGTCCTTTACAGTTCATTTCTGGAATTGGGCCCAGAAAGGCCGCATCTATGCAGAGGTCCATGGTAAGAGCCGGGGCAACTTTTACCCGAAAGGACTTTGTCACTGTGCATGGACTTGGTAAAAAGGTGTTTGTCAATGCGGTTGGTTTTCTGCGTGTCCGGCGGAGTGGATTGGCTGCTGCTAGCTCCCAATTCATTGATTTGTTGGATGATACAAGAATACATCCAGAATCTTATGGGCTTGCACAAGAGTTGGCCAAAGATGTTTATGATGAGGACATAAGAGGTGAAGCAAATGATGACGATGATGCCTTGGAGATGGCAATAGAGCATGTTAGAGAAAGGCCTAGTATTTTGAGAGTCCTTGATGTTGATGCCTATGCTAAGAGCAAGAACCGTGAAAATAAGAAGGAAACATTCTATGATATTAAAAGGGAACTAATGCAGGGTTTTCAAGATTGGCGTAAGCAATATGAAGAGCCAAGTCAAGATGAGGAGTTTTATATGATTTCAGGTGAAACTGAGGAGACCCTTGCTGAGGGAAGAATTGTGCAAGCTACAGTCCGCAGGGTGCAAGCTCAGAAAGCAATTTGTGTGCTGGAATCTGGATTGACTGGGATGCTCATGAAGGAAGACTATTCAGATGAGTGGAGGGAGAGTCCTGATTTATCAGACAGGCTACATGAAGGTGACATTCTCACTTGCAAGATTAAGTCGATTCAGAAGAACAGGTATCAGGTCTTCCTAGTTGCTAGAGAGAGTGAGATGCAAAATAATCGACATCAGTATGTTAGGAACTTTGATCCCTATTATCATGAAGACCGGAGCCAGCTACAAAGTGAACAAGAAAAAGCTCGCAAAGAAAAGGAGCTAGCGAAGAAGCTATTTAAGCCAAGGATGATTGTTCATCCTCGTTTCCAGAATATAACCTTGGATGAAGCCAAGGAG TTCTTGTCTGACAAGGATCCTGGCGAAAGTATTATCAGTCCCAGTCGCCATGGGCCTTCACATCTGACTCTAACTCTCAAAGTTTATGACGGAGTTTATGCTCACAAGGACATAGTTGAAGGTGGAAAGGAGCACAAGGACATCACAAGCTTGCTTCGTATTGGGAAGACGTTGAAAATTGGGGAGGACACTTTTGAGGATTTGGATGAG GTAATGGATCGATATGTTGATCCTTTAGTGTCTCACTTGAAGGGAATGCTAAGTTACCGCAAGTTCAGAAAGGGAACAAAAGCGGAAGTTGATGAACTCCTCAGAATTGAGAAATTGGAGTATCCTATGAGAATAGTTTATTGTTTTGGCATCTCTCATGAGCATCCAGGCACATTCATTCTGACTTATATAAGAAGTACAAATCCGCACCATGAGTATGTTGGTCTATATCCAAAGGGATTCAAGTTTAGGAAAAGGATGTTCGAGGACATTGATCGGCTTGTGGCATACTTTCAGAGACATGTTGATGATCCTCAATCAGCGCAATCTCTCAGATCTGTCGCTGCTAGGGTGCCAATGCGAAGCCCTGCAACTGGGGGCTCTTCAGGGGCATCCATGGGTAGTGGATGGGGTGGTTCAACCAACGAGGATAATTGGAGAGGCCAGTCTTACGACAGGGATCGTTCTTCTACTCCTGGTTCAAGAACAG GACGTAATGATCATAGAAATGGCAGTGGCCGAGATGGACATCCGAGTGGGGTGCCAAGGCCATATGGTGGGCGTGGCCGTGGTCGAGGCTCATTCAACAGCACGAGAGGAAATAATTCCAGCAATGAGAGGCAGGATTCTGGTTATGATGCTCCTAAATGGGATTCGGCTACCAAGGATGGGGAAGATGGATGGGGCAATTTTCCAGGTgccaaaattcaaaactcacctgGCAGGGAGGCCTTCCCAGGTGGTTGGGGTAATGGTGGAAGCGACAGAGGAGGTAGTAGTAGTAGTTGGGGTGGGGATGGGGCTAGTGGCAGCGACAATGGTGGGTGGGGGAATGGAAATGGTGGTGGCAGAGGAAATTGGAGTGGTGCCGGTGCAAATGATGCCGCTCCTGATAACAGGAGTTCAGGGTGGGGAACTACTCCAAAGAGAAGTTCTTCGCAGTCCCAGGCTGGGAATGGATGGTCTGGAAGCGGTGGCGGCAGCGGCAGCGGCGGTGGTGGTTGGTGA
- the LOC109008134 gene encoding transcription elongation factor SPT6 homolog isoform X2, producing MGKAVVSDEEDEVEVEEEDERDPVHRDAARDVDEDEEDEDDEEGQDEYEKDGFIVDDVDEEEEQDEEEREDSDEERQKKKKRKKKENYTLDEDDYELLEDNNITIPRWKQSKKFKRLKKAQGVSEEEPSGFSDEEEIFGSGKSGRTAEEKLKRSLFGDDEAPLEDVAEEEEQAEEEDGDIGEEDEMADFIVDEEDEHRAPPKGGRRLKKGGNRRALGISSSALQEAHEIFGDVDELLQLRKQGLDSSEWRERRLEDEFEPIVLSEKYMTEKDDQIRERDAPERMQISEESTGSPPLDEVSIDEESTWIYSQLASGTVPLYGKRGRGTPKDGWDLSINKDDIMRFLDLLHVQKLDIPFIAMYRKEECLSLLKDPEQPEADDDDNQDRSDRTPTLKWHKVLWAIQDLDRKWLLLQKRKSALQSYYNKRFEEESRRVYDETRLNLNQQLFESIMKSLKAAESEREVDDVDSKFNLHFPSGEIGVDEGQYKRPKRKSLYSICGKAGLWEVASKFGYSSEQFGLQLSLEKMRNDELEDPKETPEEMASNFTCAMFETPQAVLKGARHMAAVEISCEPCVRKHVRSNFMDHALVSTCPTHDGLAAIDPFHQCAGVKWLREKPLSAFDDAQWLLIQKAEEEKLLQVTIKMSEEDLNKLTSDFNEYYLSDGVSKSAQLWNEQRKLILQDALFGFLLPSMEKEARSLLTNRAKNWLLVEYGNVLWSKVSVGPYQRKETDSSSYDEASPRVMACCWGPGKPATTFVMLDSSGEVLDVLYTGSLTLRSQNVNDQQRKKNDQERVLKFMMDHQPHVVVLGAVNLSCTRLKEDIYEIIFKMVEENPRDLGREMDGLSIVYGDESLPRLYENSRISSDQLPGQPGIVKRAAALGRYLQNPLAMVATLCGPGREILSWKLSSLENFLAPDEKYGIIEQVMVDLTNQVGLDINLAIGHEWLFGPLQFISGIGPRKAASMQRSMVRAGATFTRKDFVTVHGLGKKVFVNAVGFLRVRRSGLAAASSQFIDLLDDTRIHPESYGLAQELAKDVYDEDIRGEANDDDDALEMAIEHVRERPSILRVLDVDAYAKSKNRENKKETFYDIKRELMQGFQDWRKQYEEPSQDEEFYMISGETEETLAEGRIVQATVRRVQAQKAICVLESGLTGMLMKEDYSDEWRESPDLSDRLHEGDILTCKIKSIQKNRYQVFLVARESEMQNNRHQYVRNFDPYYHEDRSQLQSEQEKARKEKELAKKLFKPRMIVHPRFQNITLDEAKEFLSDKDPGESIISPSRHGPSHLTLTLKVYDGVYAHKDIVEGGKEHKDITSLLRIGKTLKIGEDTFEDLDEVMDRYVDPLVSHLKGMLSYRKFRKGTKAEVDELLRIEKLEYPMRIVYCFGISHEHPGTFILTYIRSTNPHHEYVGLYPKGFKFRKRMFEDIDRLVAYFQRHVDDPQSAQSLRSVAARVPMRSPATGGSSGASMGSGWGGSTNEDNWRGQSYDRDRSSTPGSRTGRNDHRNGSGRDGHPSGVPRPYGGRGRGRGSFNSTRGNNSSNERQDSGYDAPKWDSATKDGEDGWGNFPGAKIQNSPGREAFPGGWGNGGSDRGGSSSSWGGDGASGSDNGGWGNGNGGGRGNWSGAGANDAAPDNRSSGWGTTPKRSSSQSQAGNGWSGSGGGSGSGGGGW from the exons ATGGGAAAAGCCGTAGTTTCCGACGAAGAAG ATGAGGTCGAGGTCGAAGAGGAGGACGAAAGGGATCCCGTACATAGAGACGCAGCCCGCGATGTAGACGAAGACGAAGAGGATGAAGACGACG AAGAAGGGCAAGATGAATATGAGAAGGATGGATTTATAGTGGATGAcgttgatgaagaagaggaacaagatgaagaagagaggGAAGACAGTGACGAGGAgaggcagaagaagaagaaaaggaagaaaaa agagaattATACACTCGATGAAGATGATTATGAACTCCTTGAGGACAATAATATCACCATTCCCCGTTGGAAG CAGAGCAAAAAGTTTAAGCGGCTGAAAAAAGCTCAGGGGGTTTCTGAGGAAGAGCCCTCTGGGTTCTCTGATGAGGAGGAAATTTTTGGAAGTGGTAAAAGTGGGCGGACTGCTGAGGAGAAGCTCAAGCGCAGTTTATTTGGCGACGATgaag CTCCACTTGAGGACGTCGCTGAAGAGGAGGAACAAGCAGAAGAAGAGGATGGGGACATTGGTGAAGAGGATGAGATGGCAGATTTTATTGtggatgaagaagatgaacatAGAGCTCCTCCCAA AGGAGGCAGGCGGCTAAAGAAAGGAGGGAATAGAAGGGCACTGGGAATTTCCTCATCTGCTTTGCAGGAAGCTCATGAAATATTTGGTGATGTTGATGAACTCCTGCAGCTCCGTAAGCAAGGCTTAGATTCTAGTGAATGGAGGGAAAGGAGacttgaagatgaatttgaacCGATTGTTCTTTCTGAGAAGTATATGACAGAGAAGGATGACCAAATACGAGAGCGTGATGCCCCAGAGAGAATGCAG ATATCTGAGGAAAGTACGGGTTCACCTCCGTTAGATGAAGTTAGCATAGATGAAGAGAGCACCTGGATATACAGTCAACTCGCAAGTGGTACTGTACCTTTATATGGCAAGAGGGGCAGGGGGACACCTAAGGATGGGTGGGATCTTTCTATCAACAAGGATGACATCATGAGATTTTTGGACCTGCTGCATGTGCAGAAATTAGAT ATCCCCTTTATTGCTATGTATCGGAAGGAAGAGTGCCTAAGCCTATTGAAAGATCCTGAGCAACCTGaagctgatgatgatgataatcaGGATAGGAGTGATAGGACGCCCACGCTTAAGTGGCACAAG GTACTTTGGGCAATTCAAGACTTGGACAGAAAGTGGCTCCTACTTCAGAAGCGAAAGAGTGCCCTTCAGTCATACTATAATAAGCGGTTTGAGGAAGAATCTCGGCGTGTTTATGATGAAACAAGACTCAATTTAAATCAGCAACTTTTTGAATCAATCATGAAGTCACTCAAGGCGGCAGAGTCGGAAAGGGAGGTTGATGATGTTGATTCCAAGTTTAACTTGCATTTCCCGTCTGGCGAAATTGGTGTTGATGAAGGACAATACAAGAGGCCTAAGAGGAAATCCCTGTATAGCATTTGTGGGAAAGCTGGCCTATGGGAGGTTGCGAGCAAGTTTGGCTACAGTTCTGAGCAATTTGGATTGCAACTATCCTTAGAAAAGATG AGAAATGATGAGTTGGAGGATCCTAAGGAAACACCAGAGGAGATGGCATCAAACTTTACATGTGCCATGTTTGAGACACCTCAAGCTGTGCTTAAAGGGGCCAGGCACATG GCAGCTGTGGAAATCAGTTGTGAGCCATGCGTTAGGAAACATGTGCGTAGCAATTTTATGGATCATGCTCTGGTATCAACATGTCCAACACATGATGGCCTTGCGGCAATAGATCCTTTTCATCAGTGTGCTGGGGTAAAGTGGTTGCGGGAGAAGCCCTTGAGTGCATTTGATGATGCACAATGGCTCCTTATCCAGAAGGCTGAAGAGGAAAAGCTTCTTCAAGTTACTATTAAGATGTCAGAAGAAGACTTGAATAAGTTGACAAGTGACTTTAATGAGTACTATCTTAGTGATGGTGTTAGTAAATCTGCTCAACTGTGGAATGAGCAGAGAAAGTTGATATTGCAGGATGCACTTTTTGGGTTTCTTCTACCTTCGATGGAGAAAGAAGCAAGATCTTTGTTGACTAATAGAGCGAAAAATTGGTTACTTGTGGAGTATGGTAACGTTTTGTGGAGTAAAGTCTCAGTAGGGCCATATCAAAGGAAGGAAACTGATAGCAGTTCTTATGACGAAGCTTCCCCAAGAGTCATGGCTTGTTGTTGGGGTCCTGGAAAGCCGGCAACCACTTTTGTGATGTTAGATTCATCAGGGGAGGTGCTGGATGTGCTTTATACTGGATCCCTTACTTTGCGGTCCCAAAATGTTAATGACCAGCAGCGGAAGAAAAACGACCAGGAACGTGTATTAAAGTTCATGATGGATCATCAACCACATGTTGTTGTTTTAGGAGCTGTGAATTTGTCATGTACTCGCCTGAAGGAGGATATATATGAG ATTATTTTCAAGATGGTGGAGGAAAATCCCAGAGATCTTGGCCGTGAGATGGATGGGTTAAGCATTGTTTATGGTGATGAATCTCTACCTCGTCTATATGAAAACTCTCGGATTTCTTCTGATCAGCTACCTGGGCAACCAG GCATTGTTAAGCGAGCTGCTGCCCTTGGGCGATATTTACAAAATCCTTTGGCAATGGTTGCTACACTATGTGGACCAGGAAGGGAGATTTTATCATGGAAACTCAGTTCCCTAGAGAACTTTCTTGCCCCAGATGAGAAGTATGGAATTATTGAACAGGTTATGGTTGACTTAACAAACCAGGTGGGCCTTGACATTAATTTAGCCATTGGCCATGAATGGTTATTTGGTCCTTTACAGTTCATTTCTGGAATTGGGCCCAGAAAGGCCGCATCTATGCAGAGGTCCATGGTAAGAGCCGGGGCAACTTTTACCCGAAAGGACTTTGTCACTGTGCATGGACTTGGTAAAAAGGTGTTTGTCAATGCGGTTGGTTTTCTGCGTGTCCGGCGGAGTGGATTGGCTGCTGCTAGCTCCCAATTCATTGATTTGTTGGATGATACAAGAATACATCCAGAATCTTATGGGCTTGCACAAGAGTTGGCCAAAGATGTTTATGATGAGGACATAAGAGGTGAAGCAAATGATGACGATGATGCCTTGGAGATGGCAATAGAGCATGTTAGAGAAAGGCCTAGTATTTTGAGAGTCCTTGATGTTGATGCCTATGCTAAGAGCAAGAACCGTGAAAATAAGAAGGAAACATTCTATGATATTAAAAGGGAACTAATGCAGGGTTTTCAAGATTGGCGTAAGCAATATGAAGAGCCAAGTCAAGATGAGGAGTTTTATATGATTTCAGGTGAAACTGAGGAGACCCTTGCTGAGGGAAGAATTGTGCAAGCTACAGTCCGCAGGGTGCAAGCTCAGAAAGCAATTTGTGTGCTGGAATCTGGATTGACTGGGATGCTCATGAAGGAAGACTATTCAGATGAGTGGAGGGAGAGTCCTGATTTATCAGACAGGCTACATGAAGGTGACATTCTCACTTGCAAGATTAAGTCGATTCAGAAGAACAGGTATCAGGTCTTCCTAGTTGCTAGAGAGAGTGAGATGCAAAATAATCGACATCAGTATGTTAGGAACTTTGATCCCTATTATCATGAAGACCGGAGCCAGCTACAAAGTGAACAAGAAAAAGCTCGCAAAGAAAAGGAGCTAGCGAAGAAGCTATTTAAGCCAAGGATGATTGTTCATCCTCGTTTCCAGAATATAACCTTGGATGAAGCCAAGGAG TTCTTGTCTGACAAGGATCCTGGCGAAAGTATTATCAGTCCCAGTCGCCATGGGCCTTCACATCTGACTCTAACTCTCAAAGTTTATGACGGAGTTTATGCTCACAAGGACATAGTTGAAGGTGGAAAGGAGCACAAGGACATCACAAGCTTGCTTCGTATTGGGAAGACGTTGAAAATTGGGGAGGACACTTTTGAGGATTTGGATGAG GTAATGGATCGATATGTTGATCCTTTAGTGTCTCACTTGAAGGGAATGCTAAGTTACCGCAAGTTCAGAAAGGGAACAAAAGCGGAAGTTGATGAACTCCTCAGAATTGAGAAATTGGAGTATCCTATGAGAATAGTTTATTGTTTTGGCATCTCTCATGAGCATCCAGGCACATTCATTCTGACTTATATAAGAAGTACAAATCCGCACCATGAGTATGTTGGTCTATATCCAAAGGGATTCAAGTTTAGGAAAAGGATGTTCGAGGACATTGATCGGCTTGTGGCATACTTTCAGAGACATGTTGATGATCCTCAATCAGCGCAATCTCTCAGATCTGTCGCTGCTAGGGTGCCAATGCGAAGCCCTGCAACTGGGGGCTCTTCAGGGGCATCCATGGGTAGTGGATGGGGTGGTTCAACCAACGAGGATAATTGGAGAGGCCAGTCTTACGACAGGGATCGTTCTTCTACTCCTGGTTCAAGAACAG GACGTAATGATCATAGAAATGGCAGTGGCCGAGATGGACATCCGAGTGGGGTGCCAAGGCCATATGGTGGGCGTGGCCGTGGTCGAGGCTCATTCAACAGCACGAGAGGAAATAATTCCAGCAATGAGAGGCAGGATTCTGGTTATGATGCTCCTAAATGGGATTCGGCTACCAAGGATGGGGAAGATGGATGGGGCAATTTTCCAGGTgccaaaattcaaaactcacctgGCAGGGAGGCCTTCCCAGGTGGTTGGGGTAATGGTGGAAGCGACAGAGGAGGTAGTAGTAGTAGTTGGGGTGGGGATGGGGCTAGTGGCAGCGACAATGGTGGGTGGGGGAATGGAAATGGTGGTGGCAGAGGAAATTGGAGTGGTGCCGGTGCAAATGATGCCGCTCCTGATAACAGGAGTTCAGGGTGGGGAACTACTCCAAAGAGAAGTTCTTCGCAGTCCCAGGCTGGGAATGGATGGTCTGGAAGCGGTGGCGGCAGCGGCAGCGGCGGTGGTGGTTGGTGA